A window of Esox lucius isolate fEsoLuc1 chromosome 18, fEsoLuc1.pri, whole genome shotgun sequence contains these coding sequences:
- the LOC105018038 gene encoding gastrula zinc finger protein XlCGF57.1-like isoform X6: protein MSLSSVTDKSSSSESDNQEENPDPRDEEWLPDDDPSKKTNINLQVPSSTRLKTHRSLSDPLKQHPRRLEEDPEVQCGDSADTVHRASLVCSHCGKCFKKKYDLTRHFQTHTKPYNCSQCGKSFYLAKQLEEHSKKHISRDGEEQEVQCGDSADEVDKGPIVCSHCGKKFKKKWYLTRHLQPYSCPQCGKGFNQAEELDEHSKRHLEETFSCTDCDAVFRKKGTLQSHIKRHKTEKTTTCTVCERKFLGERHRCVGRKTFRTFSCPKILQTIEGLANQQKPPSRERKYCCESCGKMFFTTWCLKAHMTTHKPKEHSCTVCGQSFSDRNALRKHRMLTHPREMPCFICDVCGKCFAKRNHLHKHMLRHKEEKPYSCDICGKRFHSSGNCKRHKMTHTGEKLFSCELCGKSYTQSGTLTKHKLNKHTDGGEKPFKCDVCGKVCSSRYTLKNHMVTHTGNKPYNCSFCEKGLFSKQALKIHLLIHSGEKRYGCDQCGKRFSQPSHLKYHEHHVHTGVKACVCDICGKAYANRQNLKLHKCTAPAKPEVF, encoded by the exons GATGAGGAGTGGCTCCCTGACGATGATCCCAGCAAGAAAACTAACATCAACCTGCAGGTCCCCTCCTCAACCAGGCTGAAGACACACAG ATCTTTATCAGACCCACTCAAGCAACATCCACGTAGGCTTGAAGAAGATCCTGAGGTCCAGTGTGGGGATTCTGCAGACACTGTCCACAGGGCTTCTCTAGTCTGTTCCCATTGTGGGAAATGTTTCAAGAAGAAATACGATTTGACGAGACACTTTCAGACCCATACAAAACCCTATAACTGTTCTCAGTGTGGGAAAAGTTTTTATCTGGCCAAACAGCTTGAAGAGCACTCCAAAAAACACATATCgagagatggagaagaacaAGAGGTACAGTGTGGCGATTCTGCAGATGAGGTCGACAAGGGACCAATCGTTTGTTCTCATTGCGGGAAGAAGTTTAAGAAGAAATGGTATCTGACTAGACACCTCCAACCCTACAGCTGTCCTCAGTGTGGGAAAGGTTTTAATCAGGCCGAAGAGCTTGACGAACACTCCAAAAGACACCTGGAGGAAACCTTCAGTTGTACTGATTGTGATGCAGTGTTTCGTAAGAAAGGTACTTTGCAGTCGCACATAAAGCGCCATAAAACCGAGAAAACAACCACATGCACAGTTTGTGAAAGGAAGTTTCTAGGGGAAAGGCACCGATGCGTTGGACGGAAGACATTCAGGACATTTAGCTGCCCAAAGATCTTACAAACCATAGAAGGATTGGCTAATCAGCAGAAACCCCCTTCAAGGGAGAGAAAGTATTGCTGTGAATCATGTGGCAAAATGTTCTTTACAACTTGGTGCTTAAAAGCCCATATGACAACGCATAAACCAAAGGAGCAtagttgtactgtatgtggacAAAGTTTCAGTGATAGAAATGCTCTCAGAAAGCACAGAATGTTAACCCACCCTAGAGAAATGCCATGTTTTATCTGTGATGTATGTGGTAAATGTTTTGCCAAAAGGAACCACTTGCATAAACACATGCTGAGGCACAAGGAAGAGAAACCTTATTCTTGTGATATTTGTGGTAAAAGGTTTCATTCTTCAGGTAATTGCAAAAGACACAAGATGactcacacaggtgagaaaTTGTTTTCCTGTGAACTTTGTGGGAAAAGCTACACCCAATCTGGAACCCTGACAAAACACAAACTGAATAAGCACACCGATGGTGGCGAGAAGCCTTTCAAGTGTGATGTGTGTGGGAAAGTTTGTTCAAGTCGTTATACTCTAAAAAATCACATGGTCACTCACACGGGAAATAAACCATATAATTGTAGCTTTTGTGAAAAAGGTTTATTTTCCAAGCAGGCCCTCAAAATCCACTTGCTCATTCACTCAGGGGAGAAGCGGTACGGGTGTGATCAGTGTGGGAAGAGGTTCAGCCAGCCAAGTCACCTGAAATATCACGAACATCACGTGCACACCGGAGTCAAGGCGTGTGTCTGTGACATCTGCGGAAAGGCCTACGCCAACAGGCAGAATCTGAAACTGCACAAATGCACTGCGCCG